A segment of the Babesia microti strain RI chromosome II, complete genome genome:
GCacaattaatcatatagttagtaaatttatcaGAAACCCCTGCAAAACAAATAATCTATTCGATTTCTTCGGGCTCTACTCTTTCCATATCAGGATCGTGGTAATAGTTGCCAAGATGCGCAAAATGCGGATGTCTCGGCATGTAATCTTTCAAAACCCAATTGGGCCCTCGTTCCTAcgtaaaaatattttgctTACACTCCTCCTTCTGTCCAAGTATCTGGACACAGGGTTAGTGTTCTCAGCCCTATCCCTTTCCTGACTCGCCTTAACCCATTCCACGGTATAACGCTTGGGACGCACGCCTAAATAACCAATTAGAACTACCAATATATATGACATTCTGTATCAGAAAAGATAATCCAAAAATCACTACAAATAAGggtaaaaatgttatatgCGCGGGATACTGAAGTAGCCATGcagcaaattttttgtgcTGTCTACCAAATTCTCCAACTAGGACTGTGTGAAATACGCCGGCAGGTCTTAAAGTCCAATGCTCCCAATTGTACTTGTGATTGTAAACTGGTCTCGAGTTTCTATATTTCTTGGGTGTCCCATCTTCATTGAATTCGCGGGGGGGCGGTGGAGGCAAGTGAATACCATGTACAGCCGTGGCAAAGCCGCGTCCACTCAATGTATATTCAAATAGTATactttttttaatataattttgcaatttggCCCTGAACATGGATTTTAGGGGCAAGTGAACCGAGTGGCGATAAGCCGGATTCATAGCCAACCCGCCCCAAGGTGACAGTAGGGCTCATACCTTTACCAAATCATTAGTAAAAGATAGGGACATTCATGGCTCATTTATCCAAaacataacaaattaagtatatgtattaattgcatatttCTAGGTATTCTACAAATTATTGGTTGTTACAAGCAGTTAGATGTGCTGCTGTGCGTACCTAATGGCCATTTTTGCAAATCTGAACTGTTGATCATTTAACCTCTTCTCAGTAGCTAACCATTCAATATGTTTCTCTATCTCATTTAGAAGCTGGAGGTCTAGTACAAATAGTTTTAGTTGACCAGCACAAAAAATACTTACTATCAGATCATCCGGGTTAAACGAAATCAATTTCCTCCTAAACTCGCGAATTAAGGCCTTAGATAGGGGTCTAGTGTGGTATTGGCTTTTAAGCTCAGGGATCAACTCCTTGTCAATAACCGACGACTCTCTTTCCTCGAATCTGATTCTTACCAGTCCGTGTAGAAATAATCTTAGGCCCCTGGGAGCTAATGCTGGTGTCCTAAAGACGAGGGCATGCAAATATGTTTTTAGTTGCAAGGGAAGCGGCGATAGATCTGGTATAATATTAGTGTTAGGGTTTAGGTCAGTAAGTTTATTAGACGCCAACAATTCAACAGTGCCAGTGTTGAAATGATATActgtaaatatttcaacaGGCTCACCAGTAACATTATCATTCAGTATTGGATAAGTCATGTCATATTTGGAAAGGGGTAGATTTATTCTGAAGTCACGTGGATAAGGACAAAAATCTAATATGCGCGTGAGTAACTCGAATTGTGATGCTCGGTACGGTGGAGTACATTCATAAATAT
Coding sequences within it:
- a CDS encoding Cg8 protein (overlaps_old_locusTagID:BBM_II04005), which gives rise to MNPAYRHSVHLPLKSMFRAKLQNYIKKSILFEYTLSGRGFATAVHGIHLPPPPPREFNEDGTPKKYRNSRPVYNHKYNWEHWTLRPAGVFHTVLVGEFGRQHKKFAAWLLQYPAHITFLPLFVVIFGLSFLIQNVIYIGVRPKRYTVEWVKASQERDRAENTNPVSRYLDRRRSERGPNWVLKDYMPRHPHFAHLGNYYHDPDMERVEPEEIE